Genomic DNA from Coffea arabica cultivar ET-39 chromosome 7e, Coffea Arabica ET-39 HiFi, whole genome shotgun sequence:
GTCTCAATAATTTAACAGGCCTGCTTTAATTAAAATTTGGTGCCttttagttgctttgatgcCTTTTAGTTGAGACTAAATTTGGTGTCTTCTATTTGTTGTAAAGtacaaaggaggaaaaaaaaagagttgttTATAGGAGAAAATTTAGTACTTTAATATTTTGCTAAACATTTTTAGTCAAATTTGTAactgttatatatatatatatatatatatatatccaattCTGGATAACCTTTTCTGAAATCAAAGTCCCTGTTCAATTAATATGGTCCGTGCAGATCTTTTCCTGCAAAGGTTGTTACTTGTTGGGACCATTACCAACTGTAACTTTGAATTTTGAATGCTGAATCTTGATCAGGATTGTCCTGGTTTATTTATTGGCAGAGTAGATAATTTTAATATCTCACCTCAGCTATGATCTTCCTCAATCCTTCCAAGTTCCAGCATTCGGGCATGGCATTTGTACTTTTGTTGATTTGACAACTCACATAATTGTTTGGACATAAAAAGTGTAAAATAATTTCAAGAATTAAAAATCTTATACAAAGACACGtttgaaaaaacaaagaaaacaagaaagcatATTTCAGAGATGCATGGAATATTTCATTATGAGCTTATCAAAGCTTCTCGCCAAAGTCACACCAGAAGCAGCAGCACTTCTATGAACTTTAGAGAGCAATATGAAGAAATTTCTGAGCCATTCGAAACTTGAAAATGACCAATTGTATTCTATTTAGTGCCTGCACTGCTGATGTCAATTATAATGATACTAATGAATGGCCTTCTCATAAAGTGATGAGTTAGTGTCAAGCCTCTATCTGCACATCCCAAATTGATATCCAAACATCTTTGCTATTTTACTCTCGtttaaattgtttttttttttgcatagaCAGCTGCAGTGCCAACCTTTTTTTATCTAATCTTTcatgttctttcttttctcctttcttgATGTGCTTTTTTCGATGAATTTGACTTGTCGATTAGTGCATTTCCTTCAATTCGTGAAATGGGATGCTGATTATTTGGTTGATTTTGGTTTTTATGGCTCCACTTATTGAAATTCTGATCATTGTCGACGAAAaaagttgtttcttttttttattcatcCTCATTTTAAGTCTTTCTTGCTGAATCTGCTTTTTTTCGAGTGTGTTTTGGAGGCTTGGTTGTGTTTTCTGTTTCTTCACAAAGTAATCAGCTGTGGCTTTGGATTCTTTTATCCTCTCTGTATGGGTTATATTGGAAGTAAGATGTAATAGTAGCAAATCAAGGCAGCATTAGTGAGTAAATTTATAAATCTGGGTTCTTGTTTCCATGATATGATTTACTTGAAGTTGGATTATCCTTCGCTTAGTTGACCATTCTTTTCTGGGCAGACGGATTAACTGGATTAGCTTTGATTGGATTATTTGACTGCAAAATGTGAAAATTGCTCGGCTTAGCTGCTGGTGATTTGTCATTCACAACTCTTTCTTTAATATACAGAAATATTAGCTATCGACAAAGTTTTGGATCCTGGATTTAGCTATCGACATAGTTAATTGAATTAGCATTTTCCTTGTTGAAATAACTCGAATCTTATAATAATATTTTCCTTGTACACTATCAATTCATGTGTGCTCACTTCATATTTGCATTTCACCAGACCAATGCCTCGTACGTTGACTTCAAAAAAGAGAATTCATGCTACTGGTACGATCGGTTGACACCGCTACTGCTTGGAAGACATGCCACAGGCAGCCGTGCCCAGTCTGCAAGCGAGGTAGTTCCATCGGAACCGCCTCGCCGAGAACGGTCCAACACTGCTGCTAAAAATCGGAAGGGAAAAGGTCAAGCCTCTAGTTCGAGGGTGCCTACTCCGGTGAACGTACCAGCAGTTGAGGATGACGACGACGTCTACTATGTTCCCCCAGTTCCTGGTGCAGTTGGAGGAAAACGGTCAGCCTCAAGCTTAGGAACCAGTGGTGAACCTGAAGGGAGTAGAGGTTCAAAATCGACACGGTCATCTACTGGTCTTGAGGATGCTATAAGCAAGATCGGGAATTACACCGACTTCGTTCTTGAGGACAGACGGAGTAGGTCGGAGTTCGACTCCCTCTACGGCATAATGCAGTGCCAGGATGTGATCACCTCAATGGATATTCCGGACGAGTGGAGACTTGAAGCATGTGATCACTATGCCAAATATGAGAACGAGGGTGCAAGGATTATTTTTCTTAGAGCTTCTGCAGCCGATCGCTACGGCTACATCCTCAAGTTGATGAAGCTAAAAGGCTTGGCCTAGGCATGCCAATTATGTGAAATGTTTGTACTATTAAAGTACATTGTGGATGATTGTACTTGTATAACGTGGTTGTTTGTGGATTACTTGTCCATATAATATTAGAGATATTTATTAACTTCTTGTGAAGAAAAAATGTTTATTCATGCCAGAGGATTATGTTGCAGGGAAAATACcgtttgccttttcttttctggaATTTTCCTGGTTGAGTTCACACTCTTATTGAGATTTCTGAATGCTATTCTTACTAGTTCAGTAAATTTGCTGTCATTGTCAATTCTAAATGCTGCATGGTACATTTcatgaaaaattctgaatgaagCTGCAGAAATAGAGGACCTGCAGAGATGTGTTTCTTTGCTTCCGGTGGTTTCAATTTTCCcaagtttttcattttgttggTGTGCAATTCATTATTATTGTTTGGAGATGCATGGATATTGTTACTGTTTTGGTGCTCTGTAGCTATTTCTTTCACTTATGGTCTTCCACACAGCAGGGAAGCAGGGAGTCAAGTAAAAGTATTACTACTATTGCGTTATCTTGATGATTTTGAGTCTGACAATTGGTTATTATATTATCTGGTATCATCAGCCCTTTGTTGGTATGTCGGTCTAGTTTCAAAAGTTGCCAAGGAAATTTTTAATGAGCCCAGGAGGGAATACGTTGCAATCTCAGGGTTGTggtacttcttttcttttcttttcttttcttttctgaacATCCATTCACACAAGCATTGGAAAGCAGGATGCTGCATTCTGGAGAATTTTAGCTTCTCACACTTCAAATCTCCTTGCAGTCCCTCGAAATTTTTAGATTGCTATAGGAACTTGAACGTGGAGAAAAAGGTATTGGAGATGGAACTGTGAGCTATGGAATGGAGATATTTACATGCGTTCTTGGACTGGCATATGGTCCTCACAATGAAGACAGAGGACACAAAAAAGAGCATGCACCTTTTTTGTCCATTAACGCAAACTACTGTAACACCAATCCTGAAGAACAAATAGCTGACACGCCCTAGTACTGCAATTGCTGACAAGCACATGGGTTCTATAGCATTTGTGACTAGTTCTTTGAGATAATTTCAGAGAGCTCCCCTAacgttttatttatttttttacttagctcccctaaggtttgaaaaattacacttacctcccttgatttgatagttttagtaacaaaatcttaaaataaattgattcggtcaaatttttaaatgaataccctAAAATGACCTGcagtaatgagttttaattttatGTCTATACctactagtagtagtagtaagtatttgataaacaacaataatattaataataatttatcattatgataggatacttttgatggtatttaTTATAGATtaaatttataagatagaaaagaagatgttcaaataattcatttaaagtttatgaattttttgagtagtgggattttgaaaaatttagatGTGATTTTGgaccatttattttttatttattgttaattttgagACAAAAAATAAAGATCAACAAAAACATTGGATTACTAGATGTGACATTTGGTTACATTAAAAAATAGAGGTAATAGTGGTGATTGTACAGTTTTATTggtaaaaaattaagaaaaggaataaaaagaaaaaaataattttaaatggCATTCTAAATATAACAAGgaaatttcataaaaatatttaagggtagtATTAAATGAtaagggaggtatgtgtaatttttaaaagctCGAGGGAGCTAAATGAAATTGTTTCtaaaaaacctcaagggaggtttctgaaattatccctagttCTTTTAGATGGCCAATAAAAAAGTCTCTGTAAAGTTAACTTCTCCGTATGTTTCCACtatttgcattttttgttcTGTGTCGTGTCCTCTGACGAGGGCCATAAATTGCGGAAATACATGTGCTATAAAGCATTCCAATTGCATGTCAAATATATCTCATGAAACGACAAAGTGAAAATTGTGGTGGAAGTTCTCTAAAAACTCCAATGTAGATCAGCGCATTTCCCACTGTTTCTTCACATTTAAGCAGTGCAATTCTCTATAAAAAGAACTGGCCTCTGCAATTCTCTTTTGAAAAACGAACGAAGAGGATAGAAGACAGAACGTCAAGACGAAGTGGCGACCTTTTCTTAATTAACGTGGTAGCTGTGTGCACCTCGCCGTGTGGCAACCGGAAACTACGTGCGTGCCACTGGAAGCGAGGTAAATTGTAGACGAATGTTTTCAGTTATAAAATTGCAATCTAAATTCAATATCTTGCCATTATTTAGATCTTTTGTATGGTAGCCGTTTATATACTCTCACTTAATGCATTGTACGAGTTATTGGTGACTAATCGTTCATATTTTACCGCTTCAAAGTGATAATAAATATTTTGAGGTGTTACGAATTGAGTAACCTGGTCGGATGAGTTTTTTGATATAGTACGGACTGGACTTCGTTAGGCTTGGATTGTTGTTTTATAACCTCTCACTTAatgcatttatacatttatattaatatacataatattaattatacatttatacatatgaTTTACATTTATAGATATGTCTCGACATAGGATTCAGAAAGCCTATTAAAGGAAGTAAATTTTTACTTTTAAGCATGCAGATACACAGGTTGTAATGTGTTGTTCTAGCTTGAGTGTCTTtgaaaacaataaataaataaataacattttttttaggtgacgtatatgaaataaaaaataattaaaacttatatttatgatataagtaaataaaattgtGTAAATAATCTATTTACTCAAAATGCATTGTTTGTCTTTTTAGttgaatgaattgaaaaagTAACAGATATTTATAGGAATACATTCATATAATAacatttatttataatttatacatttatttatagTAATAGATAATATAATacaattataatatatttataagagttttatataagtaaataaatatatttattcataaatatttataattgtattataaatgcataaatgtatatttatataaaaatatataaattataaatcacaaatatattaatttatacatttatataatattcatttataattatatgtatttataataatatacatttatacatttataaatatattagtattaaAAGTTATATTGCCAAATACGTGCTATAAAGTCATATTGCATAGTATTCTATTTAAAAGTCATATTGCTAATTTATACTCCATAAAGCTACTTTACGTAATTGGTTTGAGAGGATGATGAAGTCTCTAATGGGACATGTCTGACCAATTACATACTTAATTTATGTCTAATGGGACATGTCTAGATTCCCGACATTTAATTTATGTCCAATACGCAAGTGGTATTAACACATTTATGGAATTGGTTATACTCATACAAAACATGCTTATATAAACATATATACAGCTATATACATCCCTTATCATGGCCTGGAACAACCGCCGTGGTGCTAGAGGACGCAATGCGGACCGCATGAGGCAAGATGAGGAAGATGAGGCCTTACTTCTTATGAGTGCATCGTTAATGTTAATGCATCCGTCACTTGCACACGTGGATAATAATCAACCACTTCCGCAACATGATGGTTCATTCACAGATAGGCAGTGGGTGGAACGCGTACTCTACGGTCATCATAGACGCTCAATAGACAACATGCGTATCACGACTGATAATTTCTTGCTACTGTCCAATATCCTTGTCGAGAGACAGTACGTTCCACACAATTACCAACAGCGCGTGCCCATACAGGAGGCGCTTGCTATGACTTTAATGTTGGTCAGCCACAAGCATACGCACCGTGTGTTGGGGACTATTTTTGATCGATCCATCGAGACGATTAATCGAAATATAAAAAAGGTGCTCCGAGGCCTGTGTCTATTTGCAGCTGAAATAATACGACCGGGTGACCAGACTGCAGTTCATCCACGAATTGCAAACTCAACTAATTTTTATCCGTGGTTCAAGGTAATGTGGAAAGAATACTGATTTTTGGCGACTCTGTAGTACGACGATTCTATAAAGttgattatatattttttacacaTATTAGGATGCCGTGGGAGCGATGGATGGCACCCACATCTCAGCTTGTCCTCCGACAGGCGAGCAAATGGCATATACAAATCGGCACGGGTGGCAATCACAGAATGTTCTGGCAGTTTGTGACCATGACATGCGCTTCATCTATGTGTATGCTGGATGGGAGGGAAGTGCACACGATGCGCGAGTGTTGGAGTCAGCATTAGCATATCCGTCCGATTTTCCACTGCCGCAACCTGGTAAGTGATGGGTCCAATATTTCAAGTCAAGCATGTGCTATGCTTTATTTCCACAACTCCTATTTTTTATCGCGTTTATTAATTAGAATAACTTTGTCAAATAGGCCAGTACTACTTAGTTGATGCGGCATACAGGAATGCTCCTGGTTTCATGCCTCCGTATAAGAACGTGGGGTCCGAATCTCCGTCAAAGACCTTGTTCAATACTCGACATTCGCAACTGCGCAATGTCATTGAGCGCACATTCGGTGTGCTTAAGAAAAGATTCAAATGGTTAAAGGGTCCGGTAGATAATTTCTATATGAGCACTCAAATCAGTATAGTCATTGCTTGTTGTGCGTTGCACAACTTTTTAAGGATGCACCAACCAGAAGATGCTCATTTTCAACGGTTTGAATCACAAGACGTGCACTTAAATGAAGAGCCAGAAATAGGCGGGCTAGTACCTCAGCCGTTCGCATTAAACGTGTCTCCTGCAGAGCTGGCGGAATGGAAAGCTAAACGAGACTACATAGCGACTCAAATGTATGCAGCACGAGGGCGACGCCGCCGTTAAGTGTTCATCGCATTAAGTAGGATTGTAATTGTCCCTAAAATATATTTTCCCATGTGTAGAATGTACTTAAAATGTCCTCGATTTCCAACTTCTAAATTAATCTGTACCGTTTGGGTATTAAGTATGCAATTGGTTTAGCGTAAACGTAgtataaaatcaaaattttcgaagtcaaagtcaaaattttcgaagtcaaagtcaaagtcaaagtcaaagtcacATGCTTAAATTCAATAATAAGCACCTGTCCAAACGCTAATTTACACGATTTACTTGCTATCCAAACGCCTATTTCATATTTACGCGATCTTAAAAAGTAACctaaaaaatatcccaaataacttacaatccaaacaaaccctgaGGAAGTGTTTGGAAAGCATAATTGGTgggtaatttgaaattttaagaaattagCGTTTGCACTGTGTAAATAAAAGTGGTGGGGTAATTTACTGTAGAGTTCCGACATTGGATTCCTTAGGTGCAGCCTTTTGCACTAAAGTCATGCAAAAATTCATTCCTTCACGTGGCAACTGCATTTTGACGGAAACCTGCAAAAAAAATAACCGTTGGTTGAGGAGAGTAAAGGCATTTACTCCTGAACACAGCACAAAGGCTAGAAGTGCTCCTCTATTCGGGCCTCTCTTCGCCATTTTCATCTACCAACAGACGGGAAAGACAGCTGCAATCAAACCCAGCTTGCAGAGACGTCCGGCAAACAAGATCCTTGACTGAAGTTTTGAATCTATCGGACGCATTTCACCCTGCCGCGGTCGACGCTTCCAACACCCAAACGGAATTTCTTGCTCCGAGCCCATTCCACTTTCTCCCTATCTACAGCGGCAGGTACAATTCCCTCGATTTTCTGGATTTAGCTGCAATTTACATTCCATAAACCTGCGTTGATCTGTCTTTCTAGTTGTCCACAGCTTCATCAGCTGATTATCTCCCTTGGACACCTGATTTTGTGTTGGCTGTGTGCGAAGAGTAGATTTCGTTTATGGTAGATTAAAATGTACTTAGGATTAATTGAACCCGAATCTGAATGAATGGTGGAATAAAGCTGCTCTGGCCTTTCAAATTGGGAGGTTATGAGCATTAAAACTGGATTAACTGGATATATTGCAAGCAGGGAGATTTATTGTCTTTGGGCTTTTTTCTTATCATGGAAAGAAAATTTAATGGGGAAAATAAAATCTGTCCTGAATTTATTAGGAGGATAAGTCGATGTTAGAAGTTAATTTTGCTTTAGAATATGTCAATTTAAGCAGGTGAAATAATTGATGGTGGACAGAAGTAAAATATATTATGacccttaaaaaaataaatttatcacccttaaaaaaaataattgaagtaAAATATATTCTACAATTACGTAAATTAAAGATGGACAGAAGTTGTTTAATaaagttttgccaaaaaatACAAGGGATTTTCACTGCTTAATTGCATTGGCCTTTGGCaatcagttttctttttttccatggtttcttttgctttctttccAATTAAAAAGGTTTGCCTCATAACGCACAAGGATTGGACAAGTGTGATAGGAAACATAAAAGCAAAATATACCGGTCTGCTGTAAAATTTATAAAGTATTTAAAGTTAAATGTGGGTGGCGTCTGGATGCCCAAGGCAGTAATATGCAAAATATTACTGATAATGAGCCAACGAGTCCCTGGATTAATACTTTGAAGTTAGCAGCAAGTTACTTGTCCTTGGCATTGATCATGTTTATTATTGAATAATAAACTCATACTTTAACGTAGTATAAGTTGTTTAATGGGATGCTATAAAATAAGTCATAACTGAGATAGTAtatgaaggaaaagaaaaaatggtttTGAAGAAGAATTAAAATTGGACATATACTTGACAACAAAAGTTTACATGAGCAGCCCAGAGAAAAGAATCTTTACATTTTGAGTGTGACCCAGAaccaaaggaaaataaaaggactAGGATTTGTGCCTTTTCAACAAAGAAATTGTATCAGATTATACGGAATACATAATCCTGCACAGTTATAGATGCTTGAATTCATAACTTTTGGTTCTGTTGTAAGTCTCATTTGATGAGGTTAGATACATGTCAATTAGCTTATAGACTTGTCGATTAGGAGTCAATTACCTTATTATTGTGGGCTGCTAATTTCCAGAATTAACAGAAGCATGGGATTTTTTGTTGATCAATGGAACTTGAAAGCTAACATGCTGGGAATTTGTTTGGATGCAAACTCCCATTTGCTGTTTGGATGCATATTTTTTGCAATGAGTTAATAATTTTACTGTCCAGCTGCTGCCATTTCGGTTGTTCTGAGGCATTTCTCTCTTCGGTTATGACCGCTGAGAAGAGGAAGAAGCCTTCTTGCGATTGTATGTTCTTTCTACGCTGTATTAGAAAGTAATTTTCGCAGCATATTCATTGGTTAATAATACTTTTTGTTCGAATTTTGAAGCCTCACCTGTTAGCTGTACGTCCGATTGCTCTACCCGTTCGTCAACTGCATCCAACAACTACATCAAGTGCCTTGAGGTCTATTTTGAGGCAAGTGCCTTTGTTGAGTTCCTTCTGCACCTGTTTTTGCTTTCACTATTGATTGTCCAGATCTGTTTCCAAACCACTTTAATTCAATTTCTGTTATCTCAGTCCACTGCTAACTCTTTTTCCCCATCAAACTTAGCAAATGGCTTCTAGGATTCACTGGACTGATGCAATGGATGAAGCTTTCCTCACAGCCTACGTCAGTTTTCGGGAAAATGACGTTTGGGACAAGAGGAAGTCGCTAGAGACCAACTACGACATGTTGGCAGCCCATTTGGTGAGCAATCACATATTGACTGTGACTGGCCAGCAATTGCAGACCAGATTCTATCA
This window encodes:
- the LOC140011453 gene encoding uncharacterized protein isoform X2, whose product is MASRIHWTDAMDEAFLTAYVSFRENDVWDKRKSLETNYDMLAAHLVSNHILTVTGQQLQTRFYHIKKKWDLFCNLRGISSKTETGVGWSEDSYCFTADDEHWANLEQTNASYVDFKKENSCYWYDRLTPLLLGRHATGSRAQSASEVVPSEPPRRERSNTAAKNRKGKGQASSSRVPTPVNVPAVEDDDDVYYVPPVPGAVGGKRSASSLGTSGEPEGSRGSKSTRSSTGLEDAISKIGNYTDFVLEDRRSRSEFDSLYGIMQCQDVITSMDIPDEWRLEACDHYAKYENEGARIIFLRASAADRYGYILKLMKLKGLA
- the LOC140011453 gene encoding uncharacterized protein isoform X1, coding for MTAEKRKKPSCDSSPVSCTSDCSTRSSTASNNYIKCLEVYFEQMASRIHWTDAMDEAFLTAYVSFRENDVWDKRKSLETNYDMLAAHLVSNHILTVTGQQLQTRFYHIKKKWDLFCNLRGISSKTETGVGWSEDSYCFTADDEHWANLEQTNASYVDFKKENSCYWYDRLTPLLLGRHATGSRAQSASEVVPSEPPRRERSNTAAKNRKGKGQASSSRVPTPVNVPAVEDDDDVYYVPPVPGAVGGKRSASSLGTSGEPEGSRGSKSTRSSTGLEDAISKIGNYTDFVLEDRRSRSEFDSLYGIMQCQDVITSMDIPDEWRLEACDHYAKYENEGARIIFLRASAADRYGYILKLMKLKGLA
- the LOC140011264 gene encoding uncharacterized protein, with translation MAWNNRRGARGRNADRMRQDEEDEALLLMSASLMLMHPSLAHVDNNQPLPQHDGSFTDRQWVERVLYGHHRRSIDNMRITTDNFLLLSNILVERQYVPHNYQQRVPIQEALAMTLMLVSHKHTHRVLGTIFDRSIETINRNIKKVLRGLCLFAAEIIRPGDQTAVHPRIANSTNFYPWFKDAVGAMDGTHISACPPTGEQMAYTNRHGWQSQNVLAVCDHDMRFIYVYAGWEGSAHDARVLESALAYPSDFPLPQPGQYYLVDAAYRNAPGFMPPYKNVGSESPSKTLFNTRHSQLRNVIERTFGVLKKRFKWLKGPVDNFYMSTQISIVIACCALHNFLRMHQPEDAHFQRFESQDVHLNEEPEIGGLVPQPFALNVSPAELAEWKAKRDYIATQMYAARGRRRR